Proteins from one Nomia melanderi isolate GNS246 chromosome 3, iyNomMela1, whole genome shotgun sequence genomic window:
- the LOC116431723 gene encoding anillin isoform X4 has product MDPFTQRMLERARARREKLDTQLSNAGHDVKKRRSPLKDANAILAQATVTKSRTPTKSPAKVLTDSSSPIKSPRKSVSKNTINDPEKQVNKENGEIGLCNVKSKLQRLGKLYSDDSSRELSSPIHRTEERFNAEEEATEQKPSKRGARLDRLAALASTINNWEDDLSHPTLVKPVDSKADRIQAKFNEQVKHAPEPQPSTSGYKTGTRNSKGASIKKDEPYSIKQLKWDKTVLESLGKDAGSTSSASKQLRQIREDTTHQEEKNERKTKENLFKNSNTPEKNVIPSTSSSRPSPRFGFNNSPKSPAQSSSGSVLSKASLFESKNVEGKAKDPAQMSLSERMALFEKNKGEAPLLPKAPLTMSVPPKKLQEKEKANSTSGHSTNEDFGATKAKTDIPSNAVNAQREKFEQGLSTQELENNILRNAHLERQRELDMLRTRFNRNKEMAQAAAGSCIRTSESSEGKSNSPKNSPVCPVKPTPAPDSGIPPPPPPPPQLRGSDSKFIQNQNKNSPVKRQVVGSPPKTQQVKVVSEIKRIRVAPPKPGHLYPNLSDIENTTETETDTEYTVNSTEAETATLDEKTDTETATEAEYYVQDDETEVDSQEECEEVNTSLGRSILRAVNEQAFLNKKRSIDPDPDSTTSDISVLDEMDEYLDECLALQEVHGINGNTEEGPTPPKVNRGGKNSPNVSTSFKYSQGSPYYRSPVKKVTSMSPKKSETYVIDGDNCMPLMHSVSFYRRQQSQTPKTPVRIISRTQESPEIVSNIGQIDSKNEAILVQEKVKRLLDEVCKQQTIIGQASQALNLCTSTVEFNDSREQVEGERLLLVATHRRQAALNEVQRLKVEGTLKPVTPGSPEVQESGSLTVSAITLPLKREYFRNNGTNTCLHFVCLMRHLEEIVATPVIIAEPGDSCLRFPSTLKLHDLYNDFKITVEIYSLQTQPEILPHEIKYHINHGNGNNSNNNCSKKLVNKTPKKFLKQESRLIMPTVQSPAGPSAVRSPAFQLSGYVIFSLKEIHRQQFTLNKVPSQSPLEGRLQMHVSCELSVSVEHRGFLTMFEDISGFGAWHRRWCLLKGSTLSYWKYPDDERKKTPIGSIDLQGISTTNVGLVSRDICARPNTFLLETTRSAEPSDTESLIMIRNGHTTIIRHLLSADTKEDRLEWCSKLNKTLSLIHAWGGVSALS; this is encoded by the exons ATGGACCCTTTCACTCAG CGGATGTTAGAACGTGCTAGggcaagaagagaaaaattagaTACTCAACTATCAAATGCTGGACATGATGTTAAAAAAAGGCGTAGTCCGTTAAAGGATGCAAACGCTATATTAGCACAGGCAACAG TTACAAAAAGTAGAACCCCAACAAAGTCTCCTGCCAAAGTATTAACGGATAGTTCATCTCCAATAAAATCTCCCAGGAAATCTGTatctaaaaatacaattaatgatCCAGAAAAGcaagtaaataaagaaaatggaGAGATTGGATTATGTAATGTAAAATCGAAGTTACAAAGGCTTGGCAAACTATATTCTG atGACAGTAGTCGGGAATTAAGTTCGCCCATTCACAGGACAGAGGAAAGGTTTAATGCGGAAGAAGAGGCTACTGAACAAAAGCCATCAAAAAGAGGTGCTAGACTTGATAGATTAGCAGCTCTTGCTTCTACAATTAACAATTGGGAAGATGATCTTTCTCATCCAACTTTG GTGAAACCAGTAGACAGCAAAGCAGATAGAATACAAGCAAAATTTAATGAACAAGTTAAACATGCGCCTGAACCACAGCCAAGTACAAGTGGATATAAAACTGGAACTAGAAATAGCAAAGGCGCTAGCATTAAGAAAGATGAACCATATTCGATAAAGCAATTGAAATGGGATAAAACTGTATTAGAATCACTG GGAAAGGATGCAGGTTCTACGAGTTCAGCATCTAAACAACTTCGGCAGATTCGAGAAGATACTACACACCaggaagaaaaaaatgaacgaaaaactaaagaaaatttatttaaaaattccaatacCCCAGAGAAGAATGTAATACCCAGCACAAGTAGTTCTCGACCTTCACCAAGATTTGGTTTCAATAACTCTCCAAAAAGTCCAGCTCAGTCAAGCTCAGGCTCTGTATTGAGTAAAGCTTCTCTGTTTGAATCTAAAAATGTAGAAGGGAAAGCAAAGGATCCAGCTCAAATGTCACTTTCCGAGAGAATGGCTCTTTTTGAGAAAAACAAAGGAGAAGCACCTTTATTACCAAAAGCACCTCTTACTATGTCCGTGCCACCGAAGAAATtgcaagagaaagagaaagctaATTCAACATCAGGACATTCGACTAATGAAG ATTTCGGTGCAACAAAGGCAAAAACTGATATTCCTAGTAACGCTGTTAATGCTCAACGAGAAAAATTTGAACAAGGTTTAAGCACTCAAgaattggaaaataatattttacgtaaCGCTCATTTAGAGAGACAGCGTGAATTGGATATGTTACGTACacgttttaatagaaataaagaaatggcTCAAGCTGCTGCTGGCTCTTGTATTAGAACCAGTGAAAGTAGTGAAGGAAAATCGAATTCTCCTAAAAATTCTCCAGTTTGTCCAGTTAAGCCAACACCTGCACCT gATTCTGGTATTCCTCCaccaccacctcctcctccacAACTACGTGGTTCTGActcaaaatttattcaaaatcaaaacaaaaattcacCAGTTAAAAGACAAg ttGTAGGCAGTCCACCAAAAACGCAACAAGTAAAAGTAGTGTCTGAAATTAAACGTATTCGTGTTGCTCCGCCTAAACCTGGACATCTTTATCCTAATCTCTCTGATATTGAAAATACaactgaaacagaaacagaTACAGAATATACCGTTAATAGCACAGAAGCAGAAACTGCTACTCTAGATGAAAAAACAGATACTGAGACTGCAACAGAAGCCGAATATTATGTACAA GATGATGAAACTGAGGTCGACAGTCAAGAGGAATGTGAAGAAGTAAATACTAGTCTTGGTAGAAGTATATTACGAGCAGTGAATGAACAagcatttttaaacaaaaag AGATCAATTGATCCAGATCCAGATAGTACAACTTCTGATATTTCAGTACTGGATGAAATGGATGAATATTTAGACGAATGTCTTGCGCTACAAGAAGTGCATGGTATAAATGGCAATACAGAAGAGGGACCAACTCCACCCAAGGTAAACAGAGGTGGTAAAAATTCCCCAAATGTATCAACGAGTTTTAAATATTCCCAAGG atcaCCGTATTATCGGTCACCTGTAAAAAAGGTTACATCGATGTCTCCTAAAAAGAGTGAAACTTATGTCATAGATGGTGACAATTGTATGCCATTAATGCATAGTGTTAGTTTTTATCGGCGACAACAATCACAA ACACCTAAAACGCCAGTGCGTATAATATCGAGAACACAAGAATCTCCAGAAATTGTGTCCAATATAGGACAAATAGATAGTaagaacgaagctattttagtACAAGAAAAAGTGAAACGATTGTTAGACGAAGTCTGCAAACAACAGACAATTATTGGTCAAGCAAGTCAAGCATTGAACTTGTGTACTTCTACCGTTGAATTCAATGATTCTAGGGAACAAGTTGAAGGAGAAAGATTATTATTAGTTGCAA CTCACAGACGACAAGCTGCTTTAAACGAAGTTCAACGTTTAAAAGTAGAGGGCACATTAAAACCTGTAACCCCTGGATCTCCAGAAGTGCAAGAAAGTGGTTCTTTAACCGTTTCTGCAATTACTTTACCTCTTAAGCGAGAGTATTTTCGAAATAACGGcacaa ATACGTGCCTCCATTTTGTTTGCTTGATGCGACATTTGGAGGAAATAGTTGCTACTCCAGTGATCATTGCAGAGCCTGGCGACTCGTGCCTTCGATTTCCATCAACACTTAAATTACATGATTTGTacaatgattttaaaattacCGTCGAAATATATTCACTTCAGACACAGCCTGAAATTTTACCACATGAAATTAAATACCATATTAATCATGGTAAtggaaataatagtaataacaactGCAGTAAAAAG TTGGTAAATAAAACTCCTAAAAAGTTCTTAAAACAAGAAAGCCGATTAATAATGCCAACGGTTCAAAGTCCGGCTGGTCCATCTGCTGTTAGATCTCCTGCATTCCAATTGTCTGGCTACGTCATCTTTAGTTTAAAGGAAATACACCGACaacaatttacattaaataag GTACCATCACAGTCTCCATTAGAAGGACGATTACAAATGCATGTTTCGTGCGAGCTGTCAGTGTCAGTGGAACATAGAGGATTTCTTACAATGTTTGAAGATATTTCTGGATTTGGAGCTTGGCATCGCAGATGGTGTTTACTTAAAGGATCAACACTATCGTATTGGAAATATCCTGACGATGAAAGAAAGAAGACTCCCATTGGTAGCATAGATTTGCAAG
- the LOC116431723 gene encoding anillin isoform X1, translating into MDPFTQRMLERARARREKLDTQLSNAGHDVKKRRSPLKDANAILAQATVTKSRTPTKSPAKVLTDSSSPIKSPRKSVSKNTINDPEKQVNKENGEIGLCNVKSKLQRLGKLYSDDSSRELSSPIHRTEERFNAEEEATEQKPSKRGARLDRLAALASTINNWEDDLSHPTLVKPVDSKADRIQAKFNEQVKHAPEPQPSTSGYKTGTRNSKGASIKKDEPYSIKQLKWDKTVLESLEAQGFSRTKSNSRLVYDYKACSQGKDAGSTSSASKQLRQIREDTTHQEEKNERKTKENLFKNSNTPEKNVIPSTSSSRPSPRFGFNNSPKSPAQSSSGSVLSKASLFESKNVEGKAKDPAQMSLSERMALFEKNKGEAPLLPKAPLTMSVPPKKLQEKEKANSTSGHSTNEDFGATKAKTDIPSNAVNAQREKFEQGLSTQELENNILRNAHLERQRELDMLRTRFNRNKEMAQAAAGSCIRTSESSEGKSNSPKNSPVCPVKPTPAPDSGIPPPPPPPPQLRGSDSKFIQNQNKNSPVKRQVVGSPPKTQQVKVVSEIKRIRVAPPKPGHLYPNLSDIENTTETETDTEYTVNSTEAETATLDEKTDTETATEAEYYVQDDETEVDSQEECEEVNTSLGRSILRAVNEQAFLNKKRSIDPDPDSTTSDISVLDEMDEYLDECLALQEVHGINGNTEEGPTPPKVNRGGKNSPNVSTSFKYSQGSPYYRSPVKKVTSMSPKKSETYVIDGDNCMPLMHSVSFYRRQQSQTPKTPVRIISRTQESPEIVSNIGQIDSKNEAILVQEKVKRLLDEVCKQQTIIGQASQALNLCTSTVEFNDSREQVEGERLLLVATHRRQAALNEVQRLKVEGTLKPVTPGSPEVQESGSLTVSAITLPLKREYFRNNGTNTCLHFVCLMRHLEEIVATPVIIAEPGDSCLRFPSTLKLHDLYNDFKITVEIYSLQTQPEILPHEIKYHINHGNGNNSNNNCSKKLVNKTPKKFLKQESRLIMPTVQSPAGPSAVRSPAFQLSGYVIFSLKEIHRQQFTLNKVPSQSPLEGRLQMHVSCELSVSVEHRGFLTMFEDISGFGAWHRRWCLLKGSTLSYWKYPDDERKKTPIGSIDLQGISTTNVGLVSRDICARPNTFLLETTRSAEPSDTESLIMIRNGHTTIIRHLLSADTKEDRLEWCSKLNKTLSLIHAWGGVSALS; encoded by the exons ATGGACCCTTTCACTCAG CGGATGTTAGAACGTGCTAGggcaagaagagaaaaattagaTACTCAACTATCAAATGCTGGACATGATGTTAAAAAAAGGCGTAGTCCGTTAAAGGATGCAAACGCTATATTAGCACAGGCAACAG TTACAAAAAGTAGAACCCCAACAAAGTCTCCTGCCAAAGTATTAACGGATAGTTCATCTCCAATAAAATCTCCCAGGAAATCTGTatctaaaaatacaattaatgatCCAGAAAAGcaagtaaataaagaaaatggaGAGATTGGATTATGTAATGTAAAATCGAAGTTACAAAGGCTTGGCAAACTATATTCTG atGACAGTAGTCGGGAATTAAGTTCGCCCATTCACAGGACAGAGGAAAGGTTTAATGCGGAAGAAGAGGCTACTGAACAAAAGCCATCAAAAAGAGGTGCTAGACTTGATAGATTAGCAGCTCTTGCTTCTACAATTAACAATTGGGAAGATGATCTTTCTCATCCAACTTTG GTGAAACCAGTAGACAGCAAAGCAGATAGAATACAAGCAAAATTTAATGAACAAGTTAAACATGCGCCTGAACCACAGCCAAGTACAAGTGGATATAAAACTGGAACTAGAAATAGCAAAGGCGCTAGCATTAAGAAAGATGAACCATATTCGATAAAGCAATTGAAATGGGATAAAACTGTATTAGAATCACTG GAGGCTCAAGGCTTTAGTCGTACAAAAAGCAATAGTCGCCTTGTATATGACTATAAGGCTTGTTCTCAGGGAAAGGATGCAGGTTCTACGAGTTCAGCATCTAAACAACTTCGGCAGATTCGAGAAGATACTACACACCaggaagaaaaaaatgaacgaaaaactaaagaaaatttatttaaaaattccaatacCCCAGAGAAGAATGTAATACCCAGCACAAGTAGTTCTCGACCTTCACCAAGATTTGGTTTCAATAACTCTCCAAAAAGTCCAGCTCAGTCAAGCTCAGGCTCTGTATTGAGTAAAGCTTCTCTGTTTGAATCTAAAAATGTAGAAGGGAAAGCAAAGGATCCAGCTCAAATGTCACTTTCCGAGAGAATGGCTCTTTTTGAGAAAAACAAAGGAGAAGCACCTTTATTACCAAAAGCACCTCTTACTATGTCCGTGCCACCGAAGAAATtgcaagagaaagagaaagctaATTCAACATCAGGACATTCGACTAATGAAG ATTTCGGTGCAACAAAGGCAAAAACTGATATTCCTAGTAACGCTGTTAATGCTCAACGAGAAAAATTTGAACAAGGTTTAAGCACTCAAgaattggaaaataatattttacgtaaCGCTCATTTAGAGAGACAGCGTGAATTGGATATGTTACGTACacgttttaatagaaataaagaaatggcTCAAGCTGCTGCTGGCTCTTGTATTAGAACCAGTGAAAGTAGTGAAGGAAAATCGAATTCTCCTAAAAATTCTCCAGTTTGTCCAGTTAAGCCAACACCTGCACCT gATTCTGGTATTCCTCCaccaccacctcctcctccacAACTACGTGGTTCTGActcaaaatttattcaaaatcaaaacaaaaattcacCAGTTAAAAGACAAg ttGTAGGCAGTCCACCAAAAACGCAACAAGTAAAAGTAGTGTCTGAAATTAAACGTATTCGTGTTGCTCCGCCTAAACCTGGACATCTTTATCCTAATCTCTCTGATATTGAAAATACaactgaaacagaaacagaTACAGAATATACCGTTAATAGCACAGAAGCAGAAACTGCTACTCTAGATGAAAAAACAGATACTGAGACTGCAACAGAAGCCGAATATTATGTACAA GATGATGAAACTGAGGTCGACAGTCAAGAGGAATGTGAAGAAGTAAATACTAGTCTTGGTAGAAGTATATTACGAGCAGTGAATGAACAagcatttttaaacaaaaag AGATCAATTGATCCAGATCCAGATAGTACAACTTCTGATATTTCAGTACTGGATGAAATGGATGAATATTTAGACGAATGTCTTGCGCTACAAGAAGTGCATGGTATAAATGGCAATACAGAAGAGGGACCAACTCCACCCAAGGTAAACAGAGGTGGTAAAAATTCCCCAAATGTATCAACGAGTTTTAAATATTCCCAAGG atcaCCGTATTATCGGTCACCTGTAAAAAAGGTTACATCGATGTCTCCTAAAAAGAGTGAAACTTATGTCATAGATGGTGACAATTGTATGCCATTAATGCATAGTGTTAGTTTTTATCGGCGACAACAATCACAA ACACCTAAAACGCCAGTGCGTATAATATCGAGAACACAAGAATCTCCAGAAATTGTGTCCAATATAGGACAAATAGATAGTaagaacgaagctattttagtACAAGAAAAAGTGAAACGATTGTTAGACGAAGTCTGCAAACAACAGACAATTATTGGTCAAGCAAGTCAAGCATTGAACTTGTGTACTTCTACCGTTGAATTCAATGATTCTAGGGAACAAGTTGAAGGAGAAAGATTATTATTAGTTGCAA CTCACAGACGACAAGCTGCTTTAAACGAAGTTCAACGTTTAAAAGTAGAGGGCACATTAAAACCTGTAACCCCTGGATCTCCAGAAGTGCAAGAAAGTGGTTCTTTAACCGTTTCTGCAATTACTTTACCTCTTAAGCGAGAGTATTTTCGAAATAACGGcacaa ATACGTGCCTCCATTTTGTTTGCTTGATGCGACATTTGGAGGAAATAGTTGCTACTCCAGTGATCATTGCAGAGCCTGGCGACTCGTGCCTTCGATTTCCATCAACACTTAAATTACATGATTTGTacaatgattttaaaattacCGTCGAAATATATTCACTTCAGACACAGCCTGAAATTTTACCACATGAAATTAAATACCATATTAATCATGGTAAtggaaataatagtaataacaactGCAGTAAAAAG TTGGTAAATAAAACTCCTAAAAAGTTCTTAAAACAAGAAAGCCGATTAATAATGCCAACGGTTCAAAGTCCGGCTGGTCCATCTGCTGTTAGATCTCCTGCATTCCAATTGTCTGGCTACGTCATCTTTAGTTTAAAGGAAATACACCGACaacaatttacattaaataag GTACCATCACAGTCTCCATTAGAAGGACGATTACAAATGCATGTTTCGTGCGAGCTGTCAGTGTCAGTGGAACATAGAGGATTTCTTACAATGTTTGAAGATATTTCTGGATTTGGAGCTTGGCATCGCAGATGGTGTTTACTTAAAGGATCAACACTATCGTATTGGAAATATCCTGACGATGAAAGAAAGAAGACTCCCATTGGTAGCATAGATTTGCAAG
- the LOC116431723 gene encoding anillin isoform X3 has translation MDPFTQRMLERARARREKLDTQLSNAGHDVKKRRSPLKDANAILAQATVTKSRTPTKSPAKVLTDSSSPIKSPRKSVSKNTINDPEKQVNKENGEIGLCNVKSKLQRLGKLYSDDSSRELSSPIHRTEERFNAEEEATEQKPSKRGARLDRLAALASTINNWEDDLSHPTLVKPVDSKADRIQAKFNEQVKHAPEPQPSTSGYKTGTRNSKGASIKKDEPYSIKQLKWDKTVLESLEAQGFSRTKSNSRLVYDYKACSQGKDAGSTSSASKQLRQIREDTTHQEEKNERKTKENLFKNSNTPEKNVIPSTSSSRPSPRFGFNNSPKSPAQSSSGSVLSKASLFESKNVEGKAKDPAQMSLSERMALFEKNKGEAPLLPKAPLTMSVPPKKLQEKEKANSTSGHSTNEDFGATKAKTDIPSNAVNAQREKFEQGLSTQELENNILRNAHLERQRELDMLRTRFNRNKEMAQAAAGSCIRTSESSEGKSNSPKNSPVCPVKPTPAPDSGIPPPPPPPPQLRGSDSKFIQNQNKNSPVKRQVVGSPPKTQQVKVVSEIKRIRVAPPKPGHLYPNLSDIENTTETETDTEYTVNSTEAETATLDEKTDTETATEAEYYDDETEVDSQEECEEVNTSLGRSILRAVNEQAFLNKKRSIDPDPDSTTSDISVLDEMDEYLDECLALQEVHGINGNTEEGPTPPKVNRGGKNSPNVSTSFKYSQGSPYYRSPVKKVTSMSPKKSETYVIDGDNCMPLMHSVSFYRRQQSQTPKTPVRIISRTQESPEIVSNIGQIDSKNEAILVQEKVKRLLDEVCKQQTIIGQASQALNLCTSTVEFNDSREQVEGERLLLVATHRRQAALNEVQRLKVEGTLKPVTPGSPEVQESGSLTVSAITLPLKREYFRNNGTNTCLHFVCLMRHLEEIVATPVIIAEPGDSCLRFPSTLKLHDLYNDFKITVEIYSLQTQPEILPHEIKYHINHGNGNNSNNNCSKKLVNKTPKKFLKQESRLIMPTVQSPAGPSAVRSPAFQLSGYVIFSLKEIHRQQFTLNKVPSQSPLEGRLQMHVSCELSVSVEHRGFLTMFEDISGFGAWHRRWCLLKGSTLSYWKYPDDERKKTPIGSIDLQGISTTNVGLVSRDICARPNTFLLETTRSAEPSDTESLIMIRNGHTTIIRHLLSADTKEDRLEWCSKLNKTLSLIHAWGGVSALS, from the exons ATGGACCCTTTCACTCAG CGGATGTTAGAACGTGCTAGggcaagaagagaaaaattagaTACTCAACTATCAAATGCTGGACATGATGTTAAAAAAAGGCGTAGTCCGTTAAAGGATGCAAACGCTATATTAGCACAGGCAACAG TTACAAAAAGTAGAACCCCAACAAAGTCTCCTGCCAAAGTATTAACGGATAGTTCATCTCCAATAAAATCTCCCAGGAAATCTGTatctaaaaatacaattaatgatCCAGAAAAGcaagtaaataaagaaaatggaGAGATTGGATTATGTAATGTAAAATCGAAGTTACAAAGGCTTGGCAAACTATATTCTG atGACAGTAGTCGGGAATTAAGTTCGCCCATTCACAGGACAGAGGAAAGGTTTAATGCGGAAGAAGAGGCTACTGAACAAAAGCCATCAAAAAGAGGTGCTAGACTTGATAGATTAGCAGCTCTTGCTTCTACAATTAACAATTGGGAAGATGATCTTTCTCATCCAACTTTG GTGAAACCAGTAGACAGCAAAGCAGATAGAATACAAGCAAAATTTAATGAACAAGTTAAACATGCGCCTGAACCACAGCCAAGTACAAGTGGATATAAAACTGGAACTAGAAATAGCAAAGGCGCTAGCATTAAGAAAGATGAACCATATTCGATAAAGCAATTGAAATGGGATAAAACTGTATTAGAATCACTG GAGGCTCAAGGCTTTAGTCGTACAAAAAGCAATAGTCGCCTTGTATATGACTATAAGGCTTGTTCTCAGGGAAAGGATGCAGGTTCTACGAGTTCAGCATCTAAACAACTTCGGCAGATTCGAGAAGATACTACACACCaggaagaaaaaaatgaacgaaaaactaaagaaaatttatttaaaaattccaatacCCCAGAGAAGAATGTAATACCCAGCACAAGTAGTTCTCGACCTTCACCAAGATTTGGTTTCAATAACTCTCCAAAAAGTCCAGCTCAGTCAAGCTCAGGCTCTGTATTGAGTAAAGCTTCTCTGTTTGAATCTAAAAATGTAGAAGGGAAAGCAAAGGATCCAGCTCAAATGTCACTTTCCGAGAGAATGGCTCTTTTTGAGAAAAACAAAGGAGAAGCACCTTTATTACCAAAAGCACCTCTTACTATGTCCGTGCCACCGAAGAAATtgcaagagaaagagaaagctaATTCAACATCAGGACATTCGACTAATGAAG ATTTCGGTGCAACAAAGGCAAAAACTGATATTCCTAGTAACGCTGTTAATGCTCAACGAGAAAAATTTGAACAAGGTTTAAGCACTCAAgaattggaaaataatattttacgtaaCGCTCATTTAGAGAGACAGCGTGAATTGGATATGTTACGTACacgttttaatagaaataaagaaatggcTCAAGCTGCTGCTGGCTCTTGTATTAGAACCAGTGAAAGTAGTGAAGGAAAATCGAATTCTCCTAAAAATTCTCCAGTTTGTCCAGTTAAGCCAACACCTGCACCT gATTCTGGTATTCCTCCaccaccacctcctcctccacAACTACGTGGTTCTGActcaaaatttattcaaaatcaaaacaaaaattcacCAGTTAAAAGACAAg ttGTAGGCAGTCCACCAAAAACGCAACAAGTAAAAGTAGTGTCTGAAATTAAACGTATTCGTGTTGCTCCGCCTAAACCTGGACATCTTTATCCTAATCTCTCTGATATTGAAAATACaactgaaacagaaacagaTACAGAATATACCGTTAATAGCACAGAAGCAGAAACTGCTACTCTAGATGAAAAAACAGATACTGAGACTGCAACAGAAGCCGAATATTAT GATGATGAAACTGAGGTCGACAGTCAAGAGGAATGTGAAGAAGTAAATACTAGTCTTGGTAGAAGTATATTACGAGCAGTGAATGAACAagcatttttaaacaaaaag AGATCAATTGATCCAGATCCAGATAGTACAACTTCTGATATTTCAGTACTGGATGAAATGGATGAATATTTAGACGAATGTCTTGCGCTACAAGAAGTGCATGGTATAAATGGCAATACAGAAGAGGGACCAACTCCACCCAAGGTAAACAGAGGTGGTAAAAATTCCCCAAATGTATCAACGAGTTTTAAATATTCCCAAGG atcaCCGTATTATCGGTCACCTGTAAAAAAGGTTACATCGATGTCTCCTAAAAAGAGTGAAACTTATGTCATAGATGGTGACAATTGTATGCCATTAATGCATAGTGTTAGTTTTTATCGGCGACAACAATCACAA ACACCTAAAACGCCAGTGCGTATAATATCGAGAACACAAGAATCTCCAGAAATTGTGTCCAATATAGGACAAATAGATAGTaagaacgaagctattttagtACAAGAAAAAGTGAAACGATTGTTAGACGAAGTCTGCAAACAACAGACAATTATTGGTCAAGCAAGTCAAGCATTGAACTTGTGTACTTCTACCGTTGAATTCAATGATTCTAGGGAACAAGTTGAAGGAGAAAGATTATTATTAGTTGCAA CTCACAGACGACAAGCTGCTTTAAACGAAGTTCAACGTTTAAAAGTAGAGGGCACATTAAAACCTGTAACCCCTGGATCTCCAGAAGTGCAAGAAAGTGGTTCTTTAACCGTTTCTGCAATTACTTTACCTCTTAAGCGAGAGTATTTTCGAAATAACGGcacaa ATACGTGCCTCCATTTTGTTTGCTTGATGCGACATTTGGAGGAAATAGTTGCTACTCCAGTGATCATTGCAGAGCCTGGCGACTCGTGCCTTCGATTTCCATCAACACTTAAATTACATGATTTGTacaatgattttaaaattacCGTCGAAATATATTCACTTCAGACACAGCCTGAAATTTTACCACATGAAATTAAATACCATATTAATCATGGTAAtggaaataatagtaataacaactGCAGTAAAAAG TTGGTAAATAAAACTCCTAAAAAGTTCTTAAAACAAGAAAGCCGATTAATAATGCCAACGGTTCAAAGTCCGGCTGGTCCATCTGCTGTTAGATCTCCTGCATTCCAATTGTCTGGCTACGTCATCTTTAGTTTAAAGGAAATACACCGACaacaatttacattaaataag GTACCATCACAGTCTCCATTAGAAGGACGATTACAAATGCATGTTTCGTGCGAGCTGTCAGTGTCAGTGGAACATAGAGGATTTCTTACAATGTTTGAAGATATTTCTGGATTTGGAGCTTGGCATCGCAGATGGTGTTTACTTAAAGGATCAACACTATCGTATTGGAAATATCCTGACGATGAAAGAAAGAAGACTCCCATTGGTAGCATAGATTTGCAAG